Proteins found in one Larimichthys crocea isolate SSNF chromosome I, L_crocea_2.0, whole genome shotgun sequence genomic segment:
- the rab33a gene encoding ras-related protein Rab-33A isoform X2: protein MTNDSPEEETRVPGGGGSGVGGRGNARRNRADDNVTILTSSMDLHRASRSRASSSNDAAPSLTSSVDLSTSSLELSIQTRIFKIIVIGDSNVGKTCLTFRFTGGSFPDKTEATIGVDFREKAVEIEGETIKVQVWDTAGQERFRKSMVEHYYRNVHAVVFVYDVTKMASFRNLQTWIEECNGHRVSASVPRVLVGNKCDLVDQIQVPSNMALKFADSHNMLLFETSAKDPKESQHVDSIFMSLACRLKAQKSLLYRDVEREDGRVRLTQETETKSNCPC from the exons ATGACCAACGATTCCCCGGAGGAGGAGACCCGGGTTCCGGGCGGTGGCGGCAGTGGAGTAGGTGGGAGAGGTAACGCACGAAGGAACCGAGCGGACGACAATGTCACCATCCTGACATCCTCCATGGATTTACACAGAGCCAGTCGGAGCCGAGCCAGCAGCAGTAACGATGCCGCCCCGAGCCTCACATCCTCCGTGGATCTGAGCACCTCCTCCCTGGAGCTGAGCATCCAGACGCGGATCTTTAAGATCATCGTCATCGGGGACTCCAACGTGGGGAAGACCTGCCTCACCTTCCGATTCACCGGAGGGAGCTTCCCCGACAAGACCGAGGCCACCATCGGCGTGGATTTCAGAGAGAAGGCGGTGGAGATTGAAGGAGAGACTATCAAG GTGCAGGTATGGGACACAGCAGGCCAGGAGCGGTTCCGTAAATCCATGGTGGAACACTACTACCGCAATGTCCACGCCGTGGTCTTTGTGTACGACGTCACCAAGATGGCTTCTTTCCGCAACCTACAGACATGGATAGAG GAGTGTAATGGCCATCGGGTCTCAGCATCAGTACCTCGAGTCCTGGTGGGAAACAAATGTGACCTTGTGGACCAAATACAG GTGCCGTCCAACATGGCGTTGAAGTTCGCTGACTCTCACaacatgctgctgtttgagACATCAGCCAAAGACCCAAAGGAGAGTCAGCACGTCGACTCTATCTTCATGTCGCTGGCGTGCCGCCTGAAGGCCCAGAAATCCCTGCTCTACAGAGACgtggagagagaggatgggagAGTCCGGCTCACACAAGAGACTGAAACAAAGAGTAATTGTCCCTGTTGA
- the rab33a gene encoding ras-related protein Rab-33A isoform X1 encodes MRVCVCVHVFSICVHECVCVCVLCENGSKAAQTQDSTLDSSHGHNQLLKESIVGIVASLVLLLPSSSSSFPSLHSSIHPSTPSPLHTTHTDLRIASSGIMTNDSPEEETRVPGGGGSGVGGRGNARRNRADDNVTILTSSMDLHRASRSRASSSNDAAPSLTSSVDLSTSSLELSIQTRIFKIIVIGDSNVGKTCLTFRFTGGSFPDKTEATIGVDFREKAVEIEGETIKVQVWDTAGQERFRKSMVEHYYRNVHAVVFVYDVTKMASFRNLQTWIEECNGHRVSASVPRVLVGNKCDLVDQIQVPSNMALKFADSHNMLLFETSAKDPKESQHVDSIFMSLACRLKAQKSLLYRDVEREDGRVRLTQETETKSNCPC; translated from the exons atgcgtgtgtgtgtgtgtgtacacgtgtttTCTATAtgtgtgcacgagtgtgtgtgtgtgtgcgttttgtGTGAAAATGGAAGCAAAGCTGCTCAAACACAGGACAGCACTTTGGACAGCTCACACG GCCACAACCAGCTGCTGAAAGAGAGCATCGTTGGTATTGTTGCATCTCTGGTCCTCCTCcttccgtcctcctcctcctctttcccctcccttcactcatccatccatccttccaccccctctcctctccacacaaCGCACACCGATTTGCGCATCGCCTCCTCCGGCATTATGACCAACGATTCCCCGGAGGAGGAGACCCGGGTTCCGGGCGGTGGCGGCAGTGGAGTAGGTGGGAGAGGTAACGCACGAAGGAACCGAGCGGACGACAATGTCACCATCCTGACATCCTCCATGGATTTACACAGAGCCAGTCGGAGCCGAGCCAGCAGCAGTAACGATGCCGCCCCGAGCCTCACATCCTCCGTGGATCTGAGCACCTCCTCCCTGGAGCTGAGCATCCAGACGCGGATCTTTAAGATCATCGTCATCGGGGACTCCAACGTGGGGAAGACCTGCCTCACCTTCCGATTCACCGGAGGGAGCTTCCCCGACAAGACCGAGGCCACCATCGGCGTGGATTTCAGAGAGAAGGCGGTGGAGATTGAAGGAGAGACTATCAAG GTGCAGGTATGGGACACAGCAGGCCAGGAGCGGTTCCGTAAATCCATGGTGGAACACTACTACCGCAATGTCCACGCCGTGGTCTTTGTGTACGACGTCACCAAGATGGCTTCTTTCCGCAACCTACAGACATGGATAGAG GAGTGTAATGGCCATCGGGTCTCAGCATCAGTACCTCGAGTCCTGGTGGGAAACAAATGTGACCTTGTGGACCAAATACAG GTGCCGTCCAACATGGCGTTGAAGTTCGCTGACTCTCACaacatgctgctgtttgagACATCAGCCAAAGACCCAAAGGAGAGTCAGCACGTCGACTCTATCTTCATGTCGCTGGCGTGCCGCCTGAAGGCCCAGAAATCCCTGCTCTACAGAGACgtggagagagaggatgggagAGTCCGGCTCACACAAGAGACTGAAACAAAGAGTAATTGTCCCTGTTGA
- the LOC104933344 gene encoding matrix-remodeling-associated protein 5 gives MALWWCANILCRLAAACFPLLFSSLLWQTISLANAIPSCPQSCSCPGVKEVHCTFRHLTAIPKTFPKDTERLNFGYNSLTEVEGSEFRSLRQLEMLMLHGNDISTVHPGAFYSLRSLQILKLSYNKLTSVNAGLFEGLVGLIRLHLDHNLIDFIEPYSFSGLTSLKLLQLEGNLLKEIHPHTFITVSLLGSFWTSGLKHLHLSDNLLEQLPAAALNTAPRLELLSLHGNPWTCDCQLNWLVEWSTTHEGIIKCKKERGASEVCPQCSSPRPLNGTSLLGLTPDKLTCERPALRSSLKQWDNPVWAESEAEPDLPYTRDFEKPLGHLTIVLSDSHGNNAHVACGVRHPGESSPMTWIVNPLSPGELSVNVSLATVLECEIDRETLQNLWQLVAYYYESPAILERGQQKGNASRITYQYSQAVNENSPYFTDLKGYLVAEPSWLLQPRVTLRLNRRQTTTKKLVMDFTTVITKNINSHRGQEDDNAMSWALIRRGTSGRIQTALDGTKVHLECIVVTSDPDVKVEWMLPDLSIVEDATEKIEISERGELVILNATLSDSGLYHCMVRTKAGVDLMPLRLTIKEHTLSPTALNGQKIVVEKGHSFSLPCEVTSVQPSQTMWYLPKNQILLPTQQTRRAEMMENGTLVVRRLTQEDAGEYSCLASNLYGVDMLSHMVTVTGEKASERSKVQTERGQQLLSVGVEDGEGSGGDYQEIKRPFATQFPKKVGTQQRNPNEFSKRIRIKDPKRKPNKSVKELDPNRWAEILAKANAKPSVTLPTEVSLPEPSTLTVQTSTFKPTTTTATTIAATPSPPTDTPSDIRMYPTKKTSSTVKISNNRKAETSESQPQVLQTPPPRSTEPTPRHVGGIAEKAEAVTDTPAVRTPQPVDHLENKHSGEGRRNYNLIPGQSNRRRPPYRRRKPPMRRVRPPVHPKPQTTVPPTKTTPMTTTTPTTTTTTTTTTTTTTTTTTTPVPTTVENYETLSAEYEPEEDESEYSEEYNYKDSDTLDAKEDLNSKTSHTTNDLDSVHTTFPSTREKDTHVGTSSGRHNLADPKTVVTPKLDSTPHPTEKSVADTDTGKKSEKERVEIRTQTEEKSRDDKKLAGESEREVIPAMKEKIDTEANKKDTDKSKEVTQSNISPDSVRLTTQNRPRPDTRPSLAQNTPTHTRISTSRVIMSNSTRGRTRQEVTHKEDKEASKPKAMPEIYSFPVMEPLHPWLHQNKQGGGQSTNSRITHTNRDRNTERQGEVNPGRHSQLPRVPPTSRWPSHHHHHHYFPHYPSWPGQRSFPPPRPGSGSHLVPTHRPWSLPHPWAHNPVVTNRPEITAETVKPTPTVPGTTGNSRFTHSKPHISHHNQHQNHHVDVRTQTRDQLFLLRLRNRYRQVQLDRIAQLGRIVTPKPRTSYYNPPFPITSKPNPSPHRPYTPKPPAPTASYTYTLKPAKPSSSSFSGFIPTPHPYHPTTPGVVYGGRWPVGAGRISSRRPTAAPPFPWVLGAENGGMKPRITTVATASVSVLAESDVVLPCKASGNPEANIAWTKVSTGATIPANTKLGPRFEVFKNGTFVIKNIQLQDRGQYLCTAQNRFGSDRMVITLAVQTEAPKIQPPKSTEIAVYLGKGVTLDCSASGKPPAQISWILPDRTFVRDVGTVQTQLSPMSLLQNGTLQIHSPNFSSKGDYKCIASNAAGADTITYHLHVAALPPSISEGAMDTVIIPPGRSVYVHCSVKGEPIPTLKWTLPGGVHVKPSQFLGRRLFVFPNGTLYVKNVSPVDAGRYECLATNPVGMAKRTVQLEVRANSPSVSHQPPAPLPIPPTHRHGVPSRQHSVSAMYGSAVYLHCPESSGSTRGTIWQLPSKTIMEHRYSPERPIKVFRNGTLRILQLTELDGGSYLCVFQRPNGEDMELFQVEVLMTPPRIEHVRTAQTRVTFGENFQVDCVATGLPDPEVSWSLPDGTMINNALQSDDSGLRNRRYVIFGNGTLLLQQMGKKDEGDYTCFAKNKLGKDERKVSVKVGPNAPKIRFKSQTLVIVKLGESAKLSCQATGEPAPKIMWISPRNDVISMSSDKFQIMDDGLLVKKLRLFDEGKYACVARNSAGDDVKNMKLEVEPQEPFINGVKGKTTTKALAVSYQTALLDCRVEGKPEPRVWWVTPYGQSLPTPYLGGRFQVHRNGSLELRGVRKTDEGRYMCLAKNNLGDSSLLVELDIASIAEKPSFAVPNIEILPIKQDGGLISLECPARGKPNPEFAWVLPNGTMLTPGVRLQRFTHHLSNGTLQISQPVPSDKGVYRCLAKNVAGQAEKRYALEAGRKPVIRGSTGGMKITYGNILNLPCTVDGWPQATITWTLPNGLVLDKPQTISRISFFVNGTLQLRQVATFDKGTYTCKASNSFGSSTLSYPVAVMVFPPRITNTLTSITRVSRGSPVMLNCVATGIPKPDISWTLPGRTTLVPHNRFTVQGGIHMTEEGSLIIQNPVLMNSGIYKCNAKNALGTDFKSTYLQVV, from the exons TTATAACAGCCTGACGGAGGTCGAGGGGTCAGAATTCAGGTCACTACGGCAACTGGAAATGCTCATGTTGCATGGCAATGACATTAGCACAGTCCACCCCGGGGCGTTTTACAGCCTGAGATCACTACAG atcTTGAAGTTAAGTTACAACAAGCTAACATCGGTGAACGCTGGTCTGTTTGAAGGCCTTGTCGGTTTGATCCGTCTCCATCTGGACCACAACCTCATTGATTTTATAGAGCCGTACTCCTTCTCAGGCCTGACCTCCCTAAAACTCCTGCAGCTGGAGGGCAACCTTCTCAAAGAAATACACCCTCATACTTTCATAACAGTGTCGCTACTGGGAAGCTTTTGGACCTCTGGACTCaa ACACTTACACCTGTCAGACAATCTGTTGGAGCAGCTCCCTGCCGCAGCACTGAACACAGCTCCCAGGCTtgagctcctctctctgcatggTAACCCTTGGACCTGCGACTGTCAACTCAACTGGTTAGTGGAATGGAGCACCACACATGAAG GTATAATAAAGTGCAAGAAGGAACGTGGTGCCAGTGAGGTTTGCCCCCAGTGCTCCTCTCCTCGACCCCTGAATGGCACCTCTTTGCTTGGACTGACTCCAGACAAGCTCACCTGTGAACGACCAGCTCTTCGCTCCTCCCTCAAACAGTGGGACAATCCCGTGTGGGCTGAATCTGAAGCAGAGCCTGACCTCCCATACACCCGTGACTTTGAGAAGCCTTTAGGCCACCTAACGATCGTTCTCTCCGACAGCCATGGAAACAATGCTCATGTGGCATGTGGCGTGCGACACCCTGGAGAAAGCTCACCCATGACTTGGATAGTAAATCCACTTTCACCTGGGGAGTTGTCTGTCAATGTATCACTGGCGACCGTCCTTGAATGTGAGATTGATCGGGAGACGCTGCAAAATCTGTGGCAATTGGTTGCATATTACTATGAAAGTCCTGCTATCTTAGAAAGAGGCCAACAAAAAGGAAATGCAAGCCGGATAACCTATCAATATTCCCAAGCTGTAAATGAAAATTCCccatatttcactgatttaaaaGGATATTTGGTTGCAGAACCCTCGTGGCTGCTTCAACCCAGAGTCACTTTGAGGCTCAACAGACGGCAGACAACAACCAAGAAGCTGGTGATGGATTTCACCACTGTAATTACCAAGAACATCAACAGTCACAGAGGGCAGGAAGATGACAATGCCATGTCCTGGGCTCTAATTCGCAGAGGAACATCAGGGCGGATCCAGACCGCACTTGATGGTACAAAGGTTCATTTGGAGTGCATTGTTGTGACTTCAGATCCAGATGTGAAAGTGGAGTGGATGCTTCCAGATTTGTCTATCGTGGAAGATGCAACTGAAAAAATTGAAATTTCTGAAAGAGGGGAACTTGTGATTTTAAATGCCACACTGTCCGACTCGGGCCTTTACCATTGTATGGTCAGAACCAAAGCCGGTGTGGACTTGATGCCTTTGAGGCTCAccataaaagaacacacactcagcccCACTGCTTTAAATGGTCAGAAAATTGTAGTTGAAAAGGgacattcattttctctcccaTGTGAGGTGACCTCAGTCCAGCCAAGTCAAACTATGTGGTACCTACCTAAAAACCAGATTCTTCTCCCCACACAACAGACAAGACGAGCAGAAATGATGGAAAATGGTACTTTGGTGGTAAGGAGGTTAACACAAGAAGATGCAGGAGAATACAGCTGCTTGGCTTCAAATCTGTACGGAGTTGACATGCTATCGCACATGGTGACAGTCACAGGAGAAAAGGCCTCTGAAAGGTCGAAAGTACAGACTGAGCGAGGTCAGCAGTTGTTGTCAGTTGGTGTAGAGGATGGAGAAGGTTCAGGGGGAGATTACCAGGAAATTAAACGCCCTTTTGCAACACAGTTCCCGAAGAAAGTAGGAACACAGCAAAGGAATCCTAATGAGTTTTCTAAAAGGATAAGAATCAAAGATCCAAAGAGAAAACCCAATAAATCTGTTAAGGAGTTAGATCCAAATCGTTGGGCAGAGATATTGGCTAAAGCTAACGCAAAACCAAGTGTTACTTTGCCCACGGAGGTGTCACTACCGGAGCCCAGCACTTTAACTGTCCAAACAAGTACATTCAAACCTACTACTACAACTGCCACTACAATTGCTGCTACTCCTTCACCCCCTACTGATACCCCTTCTGATATTCGGATGTACCCAACAAAAAAGACCTCTTCCACAGTGAAGATATCAAATAACAGAAAAGCTGAAACATCTGAAAGTCAGCCACAGGTTTTACAAACTCCACCTCCGAGAAGTACAGAACCAACCCCACGACATGTTGGTGGGATCGCAGAAAAAGCAGAAGCTGTCACAGACACTCCTGCTGTTAGGACTCCTCAGCCAGTCGATCATTTAGAAAATAAGCACtctggagaggggaggagaaactACAACCTCATTCCTGGTCAATCAAACAGGAGACGGCCTCCTTATAGACGTAGAAAACCCCCAATGAGAAGAGTCCGTCCGCCTGTACACCCTAAGCCACAAACAACTGTTCCCCCAACAAAAACTACACCAATGACAACGACCACACCTAcaactactaccactactactaccaccactactactaccactactactactacaacaccTGTTCCAACCACAGTAGAAAACTATGAAACATTATCTGCTGAGTATGAGCCAGAAGAAGATGAAAGCGAATACAGTGAAGAATATAATTACAAGGATAGTGATACTTTGGATGCCAAGGAAGATTTAAATAGTAAAACTTCTCATACCACTAATGATCTTGACAGTGTTCATACCACATTCCCATCAACTAGAGAAAAAGATACCCATGTAGGTACATCTTCAGGTAGACATAATTTAGCAGATCCAAAGACAGTTGTTACCCCAAAGTTAGATAGTACCCCTCATCCAACTGAAAAGAGTGTGGCAGACACTGATACTGGAAAGAAATCTGAGAAAGAGAGGGTCGAGATcagaacacaaactgaagaaaagaGCAGAGATGATAAAAAGCTtgcaggagagagtgagagggaggttATACCagcaatgaaagaaaaaatagacaCAGAAGCCAATAAGAAAGACACAGATAAATCTAAAGAGGttacacagagcaacatttccCCAGATAGTGTCCGATTAACGACACAAAATAGACCAAGACCTGACACCCGACCATCACTAGCACAAAATACACCAACCCACACAAGAATTTCAACTTCCCGGGTCATTATGTCAAATTCAACAAGGGGCAGAACAAGACAAGAAGTCACACATAAAGAGGATAAGGAGGCAAGCAAGCCAAAAGCAATGCCTGAGATTTACAGTTTCCCAGTGATGGAACCACTTCACCCCTGGCTTCATCAGAACAAACAGGGAGGAGGGCAAAGCACCAATTCGAGGATTACTCACACAAAccgagacagaaacacagaaagacaaggTGAAGTGAATCCAGGCAGGCATTCCCAGCTTCCCAGAGTCCCCCCGACGTCCCGCTGGCCTtcacatcaccatcatcaccattaCTTTCCCCACTACCCCTCCTGgccaggtcaaaggtcatttCCTCCTCCAAGGCCTG GTTCTGGGTCCCACCTTGTGCCCACACACCGACCTTGGTCTCTGCCCCACCCCTGGGCTCATAACCCGGTTGTTACCAACCGACCAGAGATAACAGCTGAAACAGTAAAGCCCACACCTACTGTTCCTGGAACAACAGGAAACTCCAGATTTACACACTCTAAACCCCACATATCACATCATAATCAGCATCAAAACCATCACGTGGATGTCAGGACCCAAACCAGAGATCAACTGTTTCTGTTGAGGCTGAGGAACAGATACAGACAG GTACAGCTTGATCGCATCGCTCAGCTAGGGAGGATAGTGACACCCAAACCTCGCACTAGCTACTACAATCCTCCATTCCCCATCACATCTAAACCAAACCCATCGCCACATAGGCCCTACACACCCAAACCACCAGCACCCACTGCTTCTTACACTTACACCCTGAAACCTGCTAAACCTTCCTCATCATCCTTCTCTGGTTTCATCCCGACCCCTCATCCTTACCACCCCACCACCCCTGGGGTTGTGTATGGAGGTCGATGGCCTGTTGGAG CAGGGCGAATCAGCTCTCGGCGACCCACAGCTGCGCCTCCTTTCCCATGGGTGTTGGGAGCTGAAAATGGTGGGATGAAACCTCGCATTACCACAGTAGCCACAGCTAGTGTGTCAGTACTGGCAGAGAGTGATGTTGTCCTGCCCTGCAAAGCATCAGGGAATCCTGAAGCCAACATTGCATGGACCAAAGTCTCCACAG GCGCTACAATCCCAGCAAACACAAAGCTCGGTCCCCGTTTTGAAGTCTTCAAAAATGGAActtttgtcattaaaaacatcCAACTTCAGGATAGAGGTCAGTACCTCTGCACAGCCCAGAACAGGTTTGGGTCAGATCGCATGGTCATCACGTTAGCTGTCCAGACTGAGGCACCCAAGATCCAGCCACCTAAGTCAACAGAGATAGCAGTCTACTTAGGGAAAGGTGTCACTCTTGACTGCTCCGCCTCGGGAAAACCACCTGCACAAATTTCCTGGATTCTTCCGGACAGGACATTTGTACGCGATGTTGGGACTGTTCAAACTCAACTTTCTCCAATGTCTCTGCTTCAAAATGGAACCCTGCAAATTCACTCTCCTAATTTCTCCAGCAAAGGGGACTATAAATGCATTGCAAGCAACGCAGCAGGTGCTGATACAATTACTTATCATCTCCATGTGGCAGCTCTGCCTCCAAGCATCAGTGAAGGAGCAATGGATACTGTGATCATTCCTCCAG GCAGGAGTGTGTATGTCCACTGCTCCGTGAAGGGTGAACCAATCCCCACTCTGAAATGGACGCTTCCAGGTGGTGTCCATGTTAAGCCATCACAGTTTCTTGGACGCAGGCTGTTTGTCTTTCCCAATGGGACGCTGTATGTGAAGAATGTTTCACCAGTTGATGCTGGGAG GTACGAGTGTTTGGCCACGAATCCTGTGGGCATGGCCAAAAGAACCGTCCAACTGGAGGTGAGGGCGAATTCCCCATCTGTCTCCCACcagcctcctgctcctcttcccaTCCCTCCAACCCACCGACATGGTGTGCCATCCCGCCAGCACTCTGTTTCAGCTATGTATGGTTCTGCTGTGTACCTCCACTGTCCGGAGTCTAGCGGATCCACACGAGGGACCATCTGGCAGCTACCCTCCAAAACCATCATGGAACATCGATATAG TCCAGAGAGACCAATTAAAGTCTTCCGTAATGGGACACTAAGGATACTTCAGCTAACAGAGCTGGATGGTGGAAGttatctgtgtgtctttcagcGACCCAATGGAGAGGACATGGAGCTCTTCCAG GTAGAGGTGTTAATGACACCTCCCAGAATCGAACATGTGAGGACTGCGCAGACGAGGGTCACCTTTGGAGAAAATTTCCAG gtTGACTGTGTTGCAACAGGTCTCCCTGATCCAGAGGTTTCCTGGAGTCTACCAGATGGAACAATGATCAACAATGCTCTTCAATCAGACGACAGCGGCCTTCGCAACCGCCGCTATGTTATTTTTGGCAATGGAACCTTACTTCTCCAGCAAATGGGCAAAAAAGATGAGGGTGACTACACTTGTTTTGCCAAGAACAAACTGGGCAAGGACGAAAGAAAAGTGAGCGTCAAAGTTGGACCGAATGCTCCAAAAATTAGATTTAAATCACAAACACTGGTGATCGTAAAGTTAGGAGAATCAGCTAAGTTGAGTTGTCAGGCAACAGGTGAACCTGCACCAAAAATCATGTGGATCTCACCAAGAAATGATGTGATATCAATGTCATCAGACAAATTCCAGATTATGGATGATGGGTTATTGGTGAAAAAATTAAGACTGTTTGATGAAGGGAAATATGCATGTGTGGCACGAAATTCTGCTGGTGATGACgttaaaaatatgaaacttgAAGTTGAACCCCAGGAACCGTTTATCAATGGAGTAAAAGGCAAGACCACCACAAAGGCTTTGGCTGTTTCCTACCAAACAGCGCTCCTGGACTGCAGAGTGGAAGGGAAACCAGAACCAAGAGTGTGGTGGGTCACTCCTTATGGCCAGTCACTCCCAACACCCTACCTAGGTGGACGCTTCCAAGTGCACCGGAATGGGAGCTTGGAGCTGAGAGGGGTGAGGAAAACAGATGAAGGGAGGTACATGTGTCTGGCTAAAAACAATTTGGGCGACTCTTCACTTTTGGTTGAACTAGACATTGCATCAATAGCAGAGAAACCAAGTTTTGCTGTTCCCAATATAGAAATCTTACCAATAAAGCAAGACGGTGGGTTAATAAGCCTGGAGTGCCCTGCTCGTGGCAAGCCAAACCCAGAGTTTGCATGGGTTCTGCCCAACGGGACGATGTTAACGCCTGGTGTTAGACTCCAACGCTTCACACATCATCTGAGTAATGGAACGCTACAGATCTCTCAGCCGGTTCCAAGTGATAAGGGAGTATACCGGTGCCTTGCAAAAAATGTGGCAGGACAAGCAGAGAAACGCTATGCGCTGGAGGCAGGCAGAAAGCCAGTGATCAGAGGATCTACAG GTGGGATGAAGATCACTTATGGCAATATTCTCAACTTGCCCTGCACTGTGGATGGCTGGCCACAGGCAACAATCACATGGACCCTACCTAATGGTCTTGTTTTGGACAAACCTCAAACCATCAGCCGGATATCATTTTTCGTCAATGGGACCCTCCAACTCAGGCAGGTCGCCACCTTTGACAAAGGAACATACACGTGTAAAGCTTCCAACTCTTTTGGCTCGTCAACACTATCCTACCCAGTTGCAGTGATGGTTTTCCCACCACGAATCACCAACACGTTGACCTCAATAACAAGAGTCAGCCGGGGATCGCCAGTGATGTTAAACTGTGTTGCAACTGGCATTCCCAAGCCGGATATTTCATGGACGTTGCCTGGTCGTACAACGCTGGTTCCACATAACCGGTTCACAGTGCAGGGAGGGATTCACATGACAGAGGAGGGCAGTCTGATCATACAGAACCCCGTACTCATGAACTCTGGCATTTACAAATGCAACGCAAAGAACGCACTCGGAACTGACTTTAAATCCACTTACCTACAAGTGGTCTGA